One Photobacterium sp. TY1-4 genomic window carries:
- a CDS encoding long-chain-fatty-acid--CoA ligase translates to MMNLAAALQRNASCKPDKPAVICGDTRLTYAQLDALASQVAHGLVAKGIRPGDRVALSCPNLPFFPIIYYGIQKAGAVVVPLNVLLKEREIKFHLEDAQARFYFCFEGTDTLPMGAAGVAAFAQVDACEHMIVMTADQTQLSYNGQPTFSAFIQDQPGEFDYLSRSGEDTAVILYTSGTTGLPKGAELTQSNMVCNALVTENLMAAQGDDVHLVTLPLFHSFGQTVNMNAAVLAGSTMVLVPRFEPQTVLELIKTHQVTVFAGVPTMYIALNHAFADHDVSSLRVAISGGSSMPKEVIHVFERQFRVPILEGYGLSETSPVACFNHLDRERIPGSIGQPIQGVEIRLYDLEGNPVPVGEDGEVAIRGHNVMKGYLNRPEESERALRNGWFFTGDIGRYDEQGNLYIVDRVKDMIIRGGFNVYPREIEEVYMTHPAVSMVAVLGIPDQEYGEEIRAYVVLKEGAFATEAELQAWGKAQFASYKYPRSVVIRQQLPMSATGKILKKELRAEI, encoded by the coding sequence ATGATGAATCTTGCTGCCGCGCTGCAAAGAAATGCCAGTTGTAAACCGGATAAACCTGCTGTGATCTGTGGCGATACCCGGCTCACTTATGCTCAGCTTGATGCGCTGGCCAGTCAGGTTGCCCACGGATTGGTCGCCAAAGGGATCCGGCCGGGGGACCGCGTGGCCCTGAGTTGCCCGAACTTGCCGTTTTTCCCCATCATCTATTACGGGATCCAGAAAGCCGGGGCGGTGGTCGTGCCGTTGAATGTTTTGCTGAAAGAGCGGGAAATCAAATTCCACCTGGAAGATGCTCAGGCCAGGTTTTATTTCTGCTTTGAAGGTACCGATACCTTACCGATGGGGGCTGCCGGCGTCGCGGCTTTTGCACAAGTTGACGCATGTGAGCACATGATCGTCATGACGGCCGATCAAACCCAGCTGTCGTATAACGGGCAACCGACGTTCTCCGCCTTTATCCAAGATCAGCCGGGTGAGTTTGATTACCTTTCCCGCTCCGGGGAAGATACGGCGGTGATCCTGTATACCTCAGGCACGACGGGGTTGCCTAAAGGTGCTGAACTGACCCAAAGCAATATGGTCTGCAACGCGCTGGTGACGGAAAATTTGATGGCGGCGCAGGGCGATGACGTCCATTTGGTGACCTTGCCGTTGTTCCACTCCTTTGGCCAGACGGTCAATATGAACGCAGCCGTACTGGCTGGTTCGACCATGGTTCTGGTGCCGCGATTTGAACCGCAGACGGTGCTTGAGCTGATCAAAACGCATCAGGTCACGGTGTTTGCCGGTGTGCCGACTATGTATATCGCCCTCAATCATGCCTTTGCCGATCATGATGTCTCCTCCTTGCGGGTGGCGATCAGCGGCGGCTCATCAATGCCGAAAGAGGTGATCCACGTATTTGAGCGTCAGTTCCGGGTGCCGATCCTTGAAGGCTACGGCTTGTCAGAAACCTCGCCGGTGGCGTGCTTCAACCACTTGGATCGCGAGCGGATCCCGGGCTCAATTGGTCAGCCGATCCAGGGGGTAGAAATCCGTTTGTACGATCTCGAAGGCAACCCGGTGCCTGTCGGTGAAGACGGCGAAGTGGCAATTCGCGGCCATAACGTGATGAAAGGGTATCTGAACCGGCCGGAAGAGAGCGAACGGGCCCTGCGCAACGGCTGGTTTTTTACCGGTGATATCGGGCGTTATGACGAGCAGGGCAATTTGTATATTGTCGATCGGGTGAAAGATATGATCATCCGCGGCGGATTCAACGTCTATCCGCGTGAGATCGAAGAGGTGTACATGACCCATCCGGCGGTGTCGATGGTGGCTGTACTCGGGATCCCGGACCAGGAATACGGTGAAGAAATCCGGGCCTATGTGGTTCTGAAAGAAGGGGCGTTTGCCACAGAAGCCGAGTTGCAGGCGTGGGGGAAAGCACAGTTCGCATCTTATAAGTACCCGCGTAGTGTGGTGATCCGCCAGCAGTTGCCGATGAGTGCCACGGGGAAAATCCTGAAAAAAGAGCTCCGCGCTGAAATTTAG
- a CDS encoding 6-carboxytetrahydropterin synthase, which translates to MKLFVRDLTVIDASYLCGQRGMVGESWILDVVMSGELNEMSMVLDFSRVKKQIKQLVDIYVDHRLIVPTQNARIHIAGSQPGYTTVDLLRDEKSIHLHCPDQAYCFIEDEAVTIESVTRHLYQVLKGNLPENVQGLELKLRHEQLDGAFYHYSHGLKKHDGNCQRIAHGHRSPVELLVDGHRDTALEQQWAQRWQDIYLGSREDLAELSELNLSQHAAAATPQTHYGFRYTAPQGEFELAIAKAETEILETDTTVELLAHYIAEQVKPLVADKTLEVVAYEGVGKGAMATR; encoded by the coding sequence TTGAAGCTATTTGTCAGAGATCTAACCGTGATTGACGCCTCATATCTGTGTGGTCAGCGGGGGATGGTCGGGGAGAGCTGGATTCTCGATGTGGTGATGTCGGGTGAGCTGAACGAGATGAGCATGGTGCTCGATTTCAGTCGGGTCAAAAAGCAAATCAAGCAACTGGTTGACATATATGTGGATCACCGCCTGATTGTGCCGACCCAGAATGCCCGGATCCATATTGCGGGCAGTCAGCCGGGGTATACCACGGTGGATCTGTTGCGTGACGAGAAGAGTATTCACCTGCATTGTCCGGATCAGGCGTATTGCTTCATTGAAGACGAGGCGGTGACGATTGAGTCGGTCACCCGCCACCTGTATCAGGTCCTGAAAGGGAACCTGCCGGAGAATGTTCAGGGGCTGGAGCTGAAGCTGCGCCATGAACAACTTGACGGCGCGTTTTACCATTACAGCCATGGTCTGAAAAAGCATGACGGCAACTGCCAGCGCATTGCCCATGGCCACCGTTCGCCGGTCGAGTTGTTGGTGGATGGCCACCGGGATACGGCACTGGAGCAGCAATGGGCCCAGCGCTGGCAGGATATTTACCTGGGCTCCCGGGAAGATCTGGCCGAGCTGAGTGAGCTGAATTTAAGCCAGCATGCGGCGGCAGCGACCCCGCAAACCCATTACGGTTTCCGTTACACTGCGCCTCAGGGTGAGTTTGAGCTGGCGATTGCCAAAGCGGAAACGGAGATCCTTGAAACCGATACCACGGTTGAGCTGCTGGCCCATTATATTGCCGAGCAGGTCAAGCCGCTGGTGGCTGACAAAACCCTGGAAGTTGTTGCTTACGAAGGGGTGGGTAAAGGGGCGATGGCGACGCGATAA
- a CDS encoding outer membrane protein produces the protein MDKKTVAAGCVLALLPLTGWAQSPQPQATATPAQAPYSYFTSLKGGMSQISNSDQLVISETNKQEADTTRSEGFGGLDIGIFSPDGRSRLYYSYEHHRSESEFANDLSYETVANLHLFSGDYLFRNGQDIRPFVGLHFGYAWVESESDLHGGFDVSGTVFGVQAGVNWTVMDQFAMELGVRHSRLPADIKTWDGVDSNGNAVRFESQQNGVSSMYAALSYRF, from the coding sequence ATGGATAAAAAGACAGTCGCGGCAGGATGTGTATTGGCCCTGCTTCCTCTGACCGGTTGGGCACAATCGCCACAACCGCAGGCAACAGCCACCCCGGCCCAGGCACCTTATTCGTATTTTACCAGTCTGAAAGGCGGCATGAGCCAGATCAGTAACTCCGATCAGTTGGTGATCAGCGAAACGAATAAGCAGGAAGCTGACACCACGCGCAGCGAAGGATTCGGCGGGTTGGATATCGGGATTTTTTCTCCGGATGGTCGGAGCCGACTGTACTATAGCTATGAGCATCACCGCTCGGAGAGCGAATTTGCCAATGATCTGAGTTATGAAACGGTGGCGAACCTGCATCTGTTCAGTGGCGACTACCTGTTCCGAAACGGACAGGACATTCGGCCGTTTGTGGGGCTGCACTTCGGTTATGCCTGGGTGGAGTCAGAATCAGATCTCCATGGCGGGTTCGATGTCAGCGGAACCGTGTTCGGCGTCCAGGCTGGGGTTAACTGGACCGTGATGGATCAGTTTGCCATGGAGCTGGGCGTTCGCCATTCCCGCCTGCCGGCAGACATTAAAACCTGGGACGGGGTCGACAGCAACGGCAATGCCGTTCGCTTTGAATCGCAGCAAAATGGCGTTTCGTCCATGTACGCCGCACTGAGTTATCGTTTTTAG
- a CDS encoding STAS/SEC14 domain-containing protein produces MSNLHGLSMDIEKVNGVVFMEFKVIGTLTHADYEKITPMVDEALEGIESPVVNVYVDGTDFEGWQLQAAWDDLKLGLKHGKKFNKVAFYGNSHWQEVMTKVGSWFVAGEIRYFDDPLEALGWLRS; encoded by the coding sequence ATGAGTAACTTACATGGTCTGTCAATGGATATTGAAAAGGTGAACGGGGTCGTCTTTATGGAATTTAAAGTGATTGGCACCCTGACGCATGCCGATTACGAAAAAATCACCCCGATGGTGGATGAGGCGCTGGAAGGGATTGAAAGCCCGGTCGTCAATGTCTATGTCGACGGGACGGACTTTGAAGGCTGGCAGTTGCAGGCGGCCTGGGATGATCTCAAGCTGGGTCTGAAACACGGCAAGAAGTTCAACAAAGTGGCGTTTTACGGCAATAGCCACTGGCAGGAAGTGATGACCAAGGTCGGCAGCTGGTTTGTGGCGGGTGAAATTCGCTATTTTGACGATCCGTTAGAAGCGCTGGGCTGGTTGCGATCCTGA